One Besnoitia besnoiti strain Bb-Ger1 chromosome VIII, whole genome shotgun sequence DNA segment encodes these proteins:
- a CDS encoding hypothetical protein (encoded by transcript BESB_085130) yields MEEFSGCICHFLSTLIGGVRSAITNADTLSMPTDLGNVAGGAGGTGGALAAAPQPATAENGGMAPAQVAALIVLLIVMVLTFLQNSTSSIQTTKRRNVGRPDDGNDSGGGGRPGPSVA; encoded by the exons ATGGAGGAATTTAGCGGTTGCATTTGCCACTTTCTTAGCACGCTGATTGGCGGGGTACGAAGCGCCATCACGAATGCAGATACGCTCTCCATGCCAACAGATTTAGGAAATGTGGCTGGGGGGGCCGGTGGCACTGGCGGCGCcttggcggctgcgcctcagcCTGCAACGGCTGAGAATGGCGGAATGGCGCCAGCACAGGTCGCCGCCCTGATCGTTCTCCTCATCGTCATGGTTCTCACTTTCCTTCAAA ATTCGACGTCAAGCATTCAGACGACGAAGCGACGGAACGTGGGTCGGCCGGACGACGGGAACGATTCGGGCGGAGGGGGTCGCCCAGGCCCTTCAGTTGCTTAG